A region from the Leptospirillum ferriphilum ML-04 genome encodes:
- a CDS encoding type II toxin-antitoxin system Phd/YefM family antitoxin, whose translation METINVTELRQHLPAYLKRVASGEEIGITSHGKIIARLLPEEDPSEKARKWLESLRGKVILGDVVRPVAGSEEWRADEDHL comes from the coding sequence ATGGAGACCATCAATGTCACCGAATTGCGGCAGCACCTCCCGGCTTACCTGAAACGGGTTGCCTCGGGGGAAGAGATTGGAATCACCTCCCATGGAAAGATCATTGCCCGCCTGCTTCCGGAGGAAGACCCCTCCGAAAAAGCCAGAAAATGGCTTGAAAGTTTGCGGGGAAAAGTCATTTTGGGCGATGTCGTCCGTCCAGTTGCCGGGAGCGAGGAATGGCGCGCCGATGAAGATCATCTGTGA
- a CDS encoding HD-GYP domain-containing protein codes for MHSSPKLSFEELTLRNFSPRTFASVTHHLYQTTLSLIDEFMTMLDHWTFERRSHSYRVARLALAIGKEMDLPPRELFVLGVGSLLHDIGKMRIPREILVKPGKLTEEEWSVMRQHPDLGADILKRFPSLAFARDIVLQHQERWDGNGYPQKLKGEEIVLGARIFAVADSFDAMTNQRSYNQIVSGPEAIREIGGQSGILYDPHVVRHFLKMGDPLVWEHRFRGEEENFLPEIFSPEGFVSLFSEPVREEGPPAF; via the coding sequence ATGCACAGCTCCCCGAAGCTTTCCTTTGAAGAACTGACTCTCCGAAATTTTTCTCCCCGCACCTTCGCTTCCGTCACTCACCATCTCTATCAGACAACGCTTTCCCTGATCGACGAGTTCATGACCATGCTTGATCACTGGACGTTCGAGCGCCGGTCCCACTCCTACCGGGTGGCGCGTCTTGCGCTTGCGATCGGCAAAGAGATGGACCTTCCTCCACGGGAACTGTTTGTTCTGGGTGTCGGCTCCCTTCTGCACGATATCGGCAAGATGCGGATCCCCCGGGAGATCCTGGTGAAACCCGGAAAACTGACGGAAGAGGAATGGTCGGTCATGCGACAACATCCGGATCTGGGGGCCGACATCCTGAAGCGTTTTCCGTCTCTCGCCTTTGCCCGGGACATCGTTCTTCAGCACCAGGAGCGCTGGGACGGGAACGGCTATCCGCAGAAACTGAAAGGGGAAGAAATCGTCCTGGGGGCCCGGATCTTTGCCGTGGCGGACAGCTTCGACGCCATGACGAACCAGCGTTCCTACAACCAGATTGTCAGCGGTCCCGAAGCGATCCGGGAAATCGGGGGACAGTCGGGCATTCTCTACGATCCCCATGTCGTCCGGCATTTTCTCAAGATGGGAGACCCCCTGGTGTGGGAGCATCGCTTCCGCGGGGAAGAGGAAAACTTTCTTCCGGAAATCTTCTCCCCGGAAGGGTTCGTGAGCCTGTTTTCCGAACCGGTTCGGGAGGAGGGCCCGCCCGCGTTTTAA
- a CDS encoding DUF1778 domain-containing protein, which produces MPRSAVDGNRRMQLRIQPEQKATLMQVAAFFNTARTDFIFQIAMRETKTVIGESERMRLSEKDSLLVLDLLENPPAPGARLCRAIAAMPESG; this is translated from the coding sequence ATGCCCAGAAGTGCCGTTGATGGCAACAGGCGGATGCAGCTTCGAATCCAGCCGGAGCAAAAGGCGACGCTCATGCAGGTGGCCGCGTTTTTTAACACAGCACGAACGGATTTTATCTTTCAGATCGCCATGCGCGAGACGAAAACAGTGATCGGGGAATCAGAGCGGATGAGGCTGTCGGAAAAAGACAGTCTGCTGGTGCTGGACCTGCTGGAAAATCCGCCTGCGCCAGGTGCCAGGCTGTGCAGGGCCATTGCCGCAATGCCAGAATCTGGATGA
- a CDS encoding substrate-binding domain-containing protein — protein MNRRFAFLFAGALLSAGFLFSQNSRADDLPPIRNVPVLDQPPILAWPRDEKPLSADITDPSADTLSDLHGVLRGDACRRLDLLLSTEGNYYMALRELVKSILKPGTPGAPGSFLYTTSPPVSLPQSRANALSLGNLRILCRPEVAVASWPTIRKLQQAGLAEGRPIPVIQGEGEVLLVKKGNPLHIRSVWDLGRPGVRVVTPNPVKEKGAFLAYARTLYQIAKNDPHPPAGWTAEKLFRAVYDSSDPHKWVAGPRIHHRDEPWSVAYGHADVAILFHQLGLATQRAFPDVFDLVPLGGTIEHPRPLPGSVISTSVLVRIRGHWSPGQKKAREALVRAYMSRRFTQILRRWGMKRPEGFGAGTDTHMP, from the coding sequence ATGAACCGCCGTTTTGCCTTTCTTTTTGCCGGAGCTCTTCTCTCCGCCGGTTTTCTTTTCTCACAGAACTCCCGGGCCGATGACCTGCCGCCCATCCGGAATGTCCCCGTTCTCGACCAGCCTCCGATCCTCGCCTGGCCACGGGACGAAAAACCTCTGTCCGCCGACATCACCGATCCGTCCGCCGACACCCTGTCCGATCTTCATGGCGTTCTCCGGGGAGACGCCTGCCGGAGGCTGGATCTCCTATTGTCCACCGAGGGCAACTATTACATGGCCCTCCGGGAGCTGGTGAAATCGATCCTGAAACCCGGAACTCCGGGGGCACCCGGGAGCTTTCTCTATACCACAAGCCCCCCCGTTTCCCTGCCCCAGAGCAGGGCAAATGCGCTGAGTCTCGGAAACCTCCGTATCCTGTGCCGCCCGGAGGTGGCGGTGGCCTCCTGGCCGACGATCCGGAAGCTCCAGCAAGCCGGTCTGGCGGAAGGGCGCCCGATCCCTGTCATCCAGGGAGAGGGGGAGGTTCTCCTCGTGAAAAAGGGAAATCCGCTCCACATCCGGTCCGTCTGGGATCTGGGACGTCCCGGTGTCCGGGTGGTAACACCGAACCCGGTCAAGGAAAAAGGGGCATTTCTGGCATATGCGCGAACGCTCTACCAGATTGCGAAAAACGATCCGCATCCCCCTGCCGGGTGGACCGCCGAAAAACTCTTCCGGGCAGTGTATGACTCGTCCGACCCGCACAAGTGGGTTGCCGGTCCGCGCATCCACCACCGGGACGAACCCTGGTCGGTGGCCTATGGGCATGCCGATGTGGCCATTCTTTTTCATCAGCTGGGTCTGGCAACACAGAGGGCATTTCCGGATGTGTTCGATCTTGTTCCCCTGGGGGGCACGATCGAACATCCCCGTCCCCTGCCCGGATCGGTGATTTCGACCAGCGTGCTCGTACGGATCCGGGGCCACTGGTCCCCTGGACAGAAAAAAGCCAGGGAAGCCCTGGTCCGGGCGTATATGTCCCGAAGATTCACGCAGATTCTCAGACGATGGGGAATGAAGAGACCGGAGGGATTTGGGGCAGGAACGGACACGCACATGCCCTGA
- a CDS encoding type II toxin-antitoxin system VapC family toxin, protein MKIICDTHVLLFWANDPGRLTLPARKALKNNMDKGTLGCADITLWEIALLYERGRFTLPLDVTLESYMHGIINALRLRVLSITPEIAALSRSELFHHQDPADRLIAATAIVHQAPLISADKTLATLSPLQILW, encoded by the coding sequence ATGAAGATCATCTGTGATACCCATGTCCTGCTTTTCTGGGCCAATGACCCCGGCCGGCTCACATTGCCTGCCCGGAAGGCATTGAAAAACAACATGGATAAAGGAACACTGGGATGTGCGGATATCACGTTGTGGGAAATCGCGTTACTCTATGAACGCGGAAGATTCACCCTCCCTTTGGACGTCACCCTGGAATCCTACATGCATGGGATCATCAACGCCCTTCGACTCCGTGTCCTTTCCATCACACCGGAGATCGCGGCGCTCTCCCGTTCGGAACTCTTCCACCATCAAGACCCCGCTGACCGGCTGATCGCCGCCACCGCCATTGTCCACCAGGCCCCGTTGATTTCTGCGGACAAGACACTGGCAACCCTGTCGCCGCTTCAAATCCTCTGGTAA
- a CDS encoding B12-binding domain-containing radical SAM protein — protein sequence MKREKVDVLFINPGDREAVYQSLGKTFSAIEPPSLAGFFATYIRKKGMSTQIIDAPALNLSPRTIAEFVSDNYDPTLIVLVVYGFQPSASTQNMPAAGETSKYLKEINPQFKIMMTGTHPAALPARTLREEAIDFVCDREGPETIHGTCQALKSSTPDFSKIPSLWYKTSSGMVLSNPATPLMDDLDEELPGVSWDLLPMDKYRAHNWHCFEHITERQPYASLHTSLGCPYKCTFCCINAPFGKPSYRMWSPDSVIREIDILVNKYGVKNIKFVDEMFVLNENHVLGICDRIIDRGYDLNIWAYARVDTVKGHFLEKLNKAGFRWLALGIESGSKHVRDGVEKGRFGSEEIIGVVRNIQNAGINVIGNYIFGLPDDTLESMEDTLSLAMEANCEFANFYCAMAYPGSKLYEMAIEKKWALPESWIGYSQHSYETTPLPTDFLSAKEVLGFRDNAFMRYFTNPDYLRMVQKKFGEDTLNNIRDMTKISIRRKLLEE from the coding sequence ATGAAACGTGAAAAAGTGGATGTCCTTTTTATCAATCCGGGAGACAGGGAAGCGGTCTACCAATCTCTTGGGAAAACATTTTCGGCCATCGAACCTCCGTCCCTTGCGGGTTTTTTCGCCACATATATTCGAAAAAAAGGAATGAGCACCCAAATCATCGATGCTCCTGCCTTAAACCTTAGTCCCCGGACTATCGCCGAATTTGTCTCCGACAATTACGATCCGACCCTCATTGTTCTCGTCGTTTATGGCTTCCAGCCATCTGCTTCGACTCAAAACATGCCCGCCGCGGGAGAAACATCAAAATATCTGAAAGAAATCAATCCCCAGTTCAAAATCATGATGACGGGAACCCATCCCGCCGCTCTTCCAGCCCGAACTCTTCGGGAGGAAGCCATCGATTTTGTCTGTGACCGGGAAGGTCCCGAAACTATCCATGGAACCTGTCAGGCCCTAAAATCCTCTACCCCAGACTTTTCCAAAATCCCCAGCCTTTGGTACAAGACGTCGTCCGGAATGGTTCTTTCCAACCCGGCTACTCCCCTGATGGACGATCTGGACGAGGAACTTCCCGGAGTTTCCTGGGACCTCTTGCCGATGGACAAGTATCGAGCACACAACTGGCATTGTTTTGAGCATATTACGGAACGGCAACCCTACGCCTCCCTCCACACCTCCCTTGGATGCCCCTACAAATGCACATTTTGCTGTATCAACGCTCCGTTCGGAAAACCTTCCTACCGGATGTGGTCTCCGGACAGCGTCATTCGGGAAATCGATATCCTGGTCAACAAATATGGTGTCAAGAACATCAAGTTTGTCGATGAGATGTTCGTATTGAATGAAAATCATGTCCTTGGTATCTGTGACCGCATTATTGATCGAGGCTACGACCTGAATATCTGGGCCTATGCGCGCGTCGATACAGTCAAAGGACATTTTCTGGAAAAATTGAACAAGGCCGGGTTCCGGTGGCTGGCCCTGGGGATTGAATCCGGAAGCAAGCACGTCCGGGATGGGGTGGAGAAAGGCCGATTCGGGTCCGAAGAGATTATCGGAGTCGTTCGCAACATACAAAATGCCGGCATCAATGTCATCGGGAATTACATTTTCGGACTTCCTGACGACACCTTGGAATCCATGGAAGACACACTCTCTCTGGCCATGGAAGCGAACTGTGAATTTGCAAATTTTTATTGCGCCATGGCCTATCCGGGCTCCAAACTCTATGAAATGGCGATAGAGAAGAAATGGGCTCTTCCCGAAAGCTGGATCGGCTATTCACAACACAGCTACGAAACCACCCCGCTTCCGACCGATTTCCTATCTGCAAAAGAAGTTCTCGGATTCCGGGACAATGCTTTCATGCGCTACTTTACAAACCCGGACTACCTCCGGATGGTCCAGAAAAAATTTGGGGAAGACACGCTGAACAACATTCGGGACATGACAAAAATATCCATCCGGAGGAAACTCCTCGAAGAATAA
- a CDS encoding DsrE family protein, protein MTNKHVFVVYSGESDPGRVYHALVYALQAARRGDEVRLFFAGDGTYWPEVLENNHPTMGEMFQELKNRNVLEGVTKTCAMAYGRAEAAGKILPLVSGPEESRGQVDLLDFADRSYRIWTY, encoded by the coding sequence ATGACAAACAAACATGTCTTTGTGGTGTATTCCGGAGAATCCGATCCCGGACGGGTGTATCATGCCCTGGTCTATGCCCTGCAGGCGGCCCGGCGCGGTGACGAAGTCCGTCTTTTCTTTGCGGGCGACGGCACATATTGGCCGGAAGTCCTTGAAAACAACCATCCCACCATGGGAGAGATGTTCCAGGAACTCAAAAACCGGAACGTCCTCGAAGGGGTGACCAAAACCTGCGCCATGGCCTACGGCCGGGCGGAAGCGGCGGGAAAGATCCTTCCCCTGGTCTCCGGACCGGAAGAGAGCCGGGGACAGGTCGACCTTCTGGATTTCGCCGACCGGTCCTACCGGATCTGGACCTACTGA
- a CDS encoding coiled-coil domain-containing protein, whose translation METVLFDTHAYIKKLESSGVSPVQAEAHAEALLEAFRGGLATKADVKESENALRADMQKMEAGIRADMQKMETGIRADMQKMETGIRDDMRKMETGIRADMQKMETGIRDDMRKMETGIRTDMQKMETGIRDDMRKMETGIRTDMQKMESTLKGEFNSLLRWIIALVIGLFAAQSALFLKMVH comes from the coding sequence GTGGAAACCGTGCTCTTCGATACGCATGCCTATATCAAAAAACTGGAATCGTCCGGGGTTTCTCCCGTTCAGGCGGAAGCTCATGCGGAGGCCTTGCTGGAAGCTTTTCGCGGCGGCCTGGCGACCAAGGCCGATGTCAAGGAAAGCGAAAACGCTCTCCGTGCGGACATGCAGAAGATGGAAGCCGGGATCCGTGCGGACATGCAGAAGATGGAAACCGGGATCCGTGCGGACATGCAGAAAATGGAGACCGGAATCCGGGATGACATGCGAAAGATGGAAACCGGGATTCGGGCGGACATGCAGAAGATGGAGACCGGAATCCGGGATGACATGCGAAAGATGGAAACCGGGATCCGCACAGACATGCAGAAAATGGAGACCGGAATCCGGGATGACATGCGAAAGATGGAAACCGGGATCCGCACAGACATGCAGAAAATGGAGAGCACGCTCAAAGGGGAATTCAACAGTCTTCTTCGATGGATTATCGCTCTGGTGATCGGGCTGTTTGCCGCCCAGTCTGCTCTCTTTCTCAAAATGGTTCACTGA
- a CDS encoding Crp/Fnr family transcriptional regulator, translating into MPFSRREDSPSEKTILELLSRSTPDTVRDLPRKDDVLYFQGDEALFLYAVSSGEVLTLLESPYGDPVLWEVLDRYDAVGGFAILLGCPYPATCRALTPARVFGYSRQKVWDLLRNDPGLFESLAKGIGDRLQSFLSRLVYSQQNLEDRLLLGLLYLYRKKIRSAPDRSSPVVLEITRSFLARLSFTTVESTIRVTKKWESEGWLDFPERGLIRLLDIRHFLVKTAHLSMHESPQNPRGREKWDARLNPV; encoded by the coding sequence ATGCCTTTTTCCCGAAGGGAAGACTCTCCCTCCGAAAAAACCATTCTGGAACTCTTGTCCCGGTCGACCCCGGATACGGTCAGGGATCTCCCGCGAAAAGATGACGTCCTGTATTTTCAGGGGGATGAAGCGCTGTTTCTGTATGCGGTATCTTCCGGAGAGGTTCTGACCCTTCTGGAAAGCCCCTACGGGGATCCGGTGCTCTGGGAAGTTCTCGACCGCTACGATGCCGTCGGGGGATTTGCGATCCTTCTGGGATGCCCATATCCGGCCACCTGTCGGGCGCTGACCCCCGCCCGGGTCTTCGGCTATTCCCGCCAGAAAGTGTGGGACCTGCTCCGAAACGACCCCGGACTCTTCGAATCCCTGGCCAAAGGCATCGGCGACCGCCTCCAGTCTTTTCTTTCCCGGCTGGTCTATTCCCAACAAAATTTGGAAGACCGTCTGCTTCTCGGGCTCTTGTACCTCTATCGGAAGAAAATCCGCTCCGCTCCGGACAGATCCTCTCCGGTCGTCCTGGAAATCACGCGCTCCTTTCTGGCCAGGCTGTCTTTCACGACGGTGGAAAGCACGATCCGGGTCACGAAGAAGTGGGAGTCGGAAGGATGGCTCGACTTCCCGGAGCGCGGCCTGATCCGGCTTCTGGATATCCGGCATTTCCTCGTCAAGACCGCCCACCTGTCCATGCACGAATCCCCGCAGAACCCCCGGGGGAGAGAAAAATGGGACGCCAGGCTCAACCCGGTGTAA
- a CDS encoding FitA-like ribbon-helix-helix domain-containing protein produces the protein MATVTVRNLPDEVHRALRVRASMHGHSTEAEIRSILEATVRPPERLRLGTALTELGRRVGLLEEDFAVFEEVRDKMPAEPVKFE, from the coding sequence ATGGCGACAGTCACCGTTCGAAATCTGCCGGACGAGGTGCACCGTGCTCTTCGGGTGCGAGCGTCGATGCATGGTCACAGTACCGAGGCGGAAATCCGTTCCATTCTTGAAGCGACTGTCCGGCCACCGGAGCGTCTCCGTTTAGGGACAGCCTTGACGGAGCTGGGTCGTCGCGTTGGACTTTTGGAGGAGGATTTCGCCGTTTTTGAAGAGGTCCGTGACAAGATGCCGGCTGAGCCCGTGAAATTTGAATGA
- a CDS encoding XRE family transcriptional regulator: MESNYLRISSRSSQREAAKKPGIPQPRLNDRLQGKLQTFSLVARVKMISKVGIHVDVHVIVA, translated from the coding sequence ATGGAATCCAATTATTTACGGATAAGTTCTAGGTCGAGCCAAAGGGAAGCGGCGAAAAAGCCGGGAATCCCCCAACCTCGTCTGAACGATCGGCTTCAGGGAAAACTTCAGACGTTCAGTCTCGTTGCACGGGTGAAGATGATTTCGAAGGTTGGAATCCATGTGGATGTGCATGTCATCGTTGCCTGA
- a CDS encoding type II toxin-antitoxin system VapC family toxin has product MIVLDTNVVSEAMKPEPQPSVQAWLDRQTAETLYLSSVTIAELLFGIRSLPAGRRRKILDATLEGLLALFGERVLPFDTDAARHFGELAVTARSAGKGFPTPDDYIAAIAASRGFIVATRDVSSFQAAGLKVINPWEAET; this is encoded by the coding sequence ATGATCGTTCTGGATACCAACGTCGTCTCCGAGGCGATGAAGCCGGAGCCGCAACCGTCCGTACAGGCTTGGCTGGACAGGCAAACAGCGGAAACCCTTTACCTGTCGAGCGTAACCATTGCCGAATTGCTGTTCGGCATCCGTTCTCTGCCAGCAGGGCGGCGCAGGAAGATCCTGGATGCGACGTTGGAAGGCTTGCTGGCATTGTTCGGAGAGCGCGTCTTGCCATTCGACACAGACGCCGCCCGACACTTCGGTGAGCTGGCTGTGACGGCAAGGTCTGCCGGGAAAGGTTTTCCGACACCGGACGACTATATCGCAGCGATTGCGGCTTCTCGGGGCTTCATTGTCGCCACGCGCGATGTCTCCTCATTCCAGGCAGCAGGCCTGAAAGTCATCAATCCCTGGGAGGCGGAAACATAA
- a CDS encoding Uma2 family endonuclease, whose amino-acid sequence MLQSIVFLANNPLGEVFFAPTDVILSHDPLRAVEPDLVFVSKDRLSLIGEKNIEGAPDLLVEILSEGTEKRDRREKFALYERSGVPEYWIVDPDTDTVQVFRLSGNTYQSPAEFRRQDVLVSPNARIIAPFGVSPHKSARGSPDHLSCIASKPIKTGKGRGVWFP is encoded by the coding sequence TTGCTGCAATCCATAGTCTTTCTCGCCAACAATCCTCTGGGTGAGGTCTTTTTTGCACCCACCGATGTCATTCTCTCCCACGATCCGCTCCGGGCGGTGGAACCGGACCTGGTGTTCGTCTCGAAAGATCGCCTGTCCCTCATCGGAGAAAAGAACATCGAGGGCGCGCCGGACCTTTTGGTGGAGATTCTTTCCGAAGGGACGGAAAAACGGGACCGCCGGGAAAAATTCGCGCTCTACGAACGCTCCGGCGTCCCCGAATACTGGATCGTCGATCCGGACACGGACACCGTCCAGGTCTTTCGGCTGTCCGGCAACACATACCAGTCTCCCGCCGAATTCCGGCGACAGGACGTTCTTGTTTCTCCCAATGCGAGGATCATCGCCCCGTTCGGGGTATCGCCTCATAAGTCTGCGCGAGGATCTCCCGACCATCTGTCGTGTATTGCCTCAAAGCCAATTAAAACGGGCAAGGGAAGAGGTGTCTGGTTCCCTTGA
- a CDS encoding Uma2 family endonuclease, translated as MTTVRPKEWTYEEFMALPEGGPLHYEIIDGELTMTPAPNTRHQEISGNLFRIISTFLHGNPGSGKVFSAPTDVILSHDPLRAVEPDLVFVSKDRLSLIGEKNIEGAPDLLVEILSEGTEKRDRREKFALYERSGVPEYWIVDPDTNTVQVFRLSGNTYQSPAEFRRQDVLASPLLPGLSIPLSEVFPS; from the coding sequence ATGACGACCGTCAGACCCAAAGAATGGACCTACGAAGAATTCATGGCGCTTCCGGAAGGGGGACCCCTCCACTACGAAATCATCGATGGAGAGTTGACCATGACCCCCGCACCAAACACCCGGCATCAGGAAATATCAGGGAATCTCTTCCGGATCATCAGCACCTTTTTGCATGGGAATCCCGGAAGTGGAAAAGTGTTTTCCGCCCCCACCGATGTCATTCTCTCCCACGATCCGCTCCGGGCGGTGGAACCGGACCTGGTGTTCGTCTCGAAAGATCGCCTGTCCCTCATCGGAGAAAAGAACATCGAGGGCGCGCCGGACCTTTTGGTGGAGATTCTTTCCGAAGGGACGGAAAAACGGGACCGCCGGGAAAAATTCGCGCTCTACGAACGCTCCGGCGTCCCCGAGTACTGGATCGTCGACCCGGACACGAACACTGTCCAGGTCTTTCGGCTGTCCGGCAACACATACCAGTCTCCCGCCGAATTCCGGCGACAGGACGTTCTTGCCTCTCCCCTCCTCCCCGGCCTGTCGATCCCCCTGTCCGAGGTTTTTCCGTCCTGA
- a CDS encoding TetR/AcrR family transcriptional regulator, whose product MATTDTTEVILDAAQELVQLRGFNAFSYRDIANRIGIRTASIHYHFPKKDDLARTLIRRYHARFLDALRQIGRGNPRPQTRLTEYMALFFSLSSQGDRLCLFAVFSADLTSLSEEVRQEIRAFYDTNVDWLRLILEEGQRTGAFAFSGSSEEMARGIFALLEGEILVTRAFSSTSRDTSVLPVVRSLLNWQDDRPARGDTPDPDKMEQTHSAQSHSSHV is encoded by the coding sequence ATGGCGACGACAGACACGACAGAGGTCATCCTTGATGCCGCCCAGGAACTGGTCCAGCTGCGGGGTTTCAACGCCTTCAGCTATCGCGATATCGCAAACCGGATCGGCATTCGTACCGCCAGCATCCACTACCATTTTCCCAAAAAAGACGATCTGGCGCGCACCCTGATTCGCCGTTACCATGCGCGCTTTCTGGACGCACTGCGTCAGATCGGCCGGGGTAACCCCCGGCCCCAGACGCGTCTGACCGAATATATGGCGCTGTTCTTCTCTCTTTCCAGCCAGGGAGATCGTCTGTGCCTGTTCGCCGTCTTTTCCGCCGACCTGACGTCCCTTTCCGAGGAGGTCCGGCAGGAAATCCGGGCTTTTTACGACACGAATGTCGACTGGCTCCGCCTCATTCTCGAGGAAGGCCAGCGGACAGGGGCCTTCGCCTTTTCGGGCTCTTCCGAAGAGATGGCCCGGGGGATCTTCGCTCTTCTCGAAGGCGAAATCCTTGTGACGCGGGCTTTTTCTTCCACTTCCCGCGACACCTCCGTGCTCCCGGTTGTCCGTTCTCTTCTGAACTGGCAGGACGATCGTCCTGCCAGAGGGGACACTCCGGACCCCGACAAAATGGAGCAGACACATTCAGCTCAGTCTCATTCATCGCATGTATAA
- a CDS encoding Uma2 family endonuclease, whose translation MTTVRPKEWTYEEFMALPEGGPLRYEVIDGGLTMPPAPNTRHQKISGNLFAAIHSLSRQQSSG comes from the coding sequence ATGACGACCGTCAGACCCAAAGAATGGACCTACGAAGAATTCATGGCGCTTCCGGAAGGGGGACCCCTCCGCTACGAAGTCATCGATGGAGGGTTGACCATGCCCCCCGCACCAAACACCCGGCATCAGAAAATTTCCGGAAATCTTTTTGCTGCAATCCATAGTCTTTCTCGCCAACAATCCTCTGGGTGA